A single window of Sporosarcina sp. Marseille-Q4943 DNA harbors:
- a CDS encoding methyl-accepting chemotaxis protein: protein MRYSVSKKLWTGFLSLLLLMITAGILNYLAIPYVSDEYKSFIDDRMEKVILIEQLMTDQTELSNDLRGYLLYKETKYLKNRSELLASVEEKLNTMNATFQSERSTELLKELTEATTQYRTLSEEALTSFNNGRDEEALLLAEEAEPYQATIMLNADRLIRYQREQMLEDENKIEQSIKTTGLYIIGVLGLVTILSMIIAYMISKNITRPVGKMTNALKELAQGNFATEPLLIKNRDEIGEMASALNEMKADLRSIITNTRDSSRQLASQAEQLTASAEESLAASEMVAEIAEKNLLSSDMQVNLVHDSTKAMNAMANGINQITNDNEAMLGSSDEVSRLVGEGAALMKDVTDQMSTISTSIRQSADIISDLSVHSESIRKVTGLIRGIAEQTNLLALNAAIEAARAGEHGKGFAVVANEVRNLAEQSKASAEEIGRMIDTIIQNVSLAVDSTEVGAERVKEGLGITEKTNTVFHQIELASNDVNKKVETVSAAIVQIRSMSEQVTEGATKVQDLAMQASVEAQSTSAATEEQLASNEEIASSAQTLSEVAEKLQNDMGRFTV, encoded by the coding sequence ATGAGGTATTCAGTAAGTAAAAAGTTATGGACAGGCTTCTTATCCTTATTACTCTTAATGATCACTGCAGGAATTTTAAATTACTTAGCCATTCCGTATGTGAGTGATGAGTATAAATCATTTATTGACGACCGGATGGAGAAAGTAATTTTGATTGAACAGCTAATGACCGATCAAACTGAGCTTTCAAATGATCTGCGAGGCTATTTACTATATAAAGAAACGAAGTATCTCAAAAATCGCAGCGAATTGCTTGCATCAGTTGAAGAAAAATTAAACACGATGAATGCAACCTTCCAATCAGAGAGAAGCACAGAATTGCTAAAGGAACTAACTGAGGCAACAACGCAGTACCGAACTTTATCTGAAGAAGCACTCACTTCTTTCAATAATGGAAGAGATGAGGAAGCGCTTCTTTTAGCGGAAGAAGCGGAACCTTATCAGGCAACTATTATGTTGAATGCAGATAGGTTGATTCGGTACCAACGTGAGCAGATGCTTGAGGATGAAAATAAAATTGAACAAAGTATAAAAACGACTGGTCTCTACATTATTGGAGTTCTCGGCCTCGTAACTATTTTGAGTATGATCATCGCGTATATGATTAGTAAGAACATAACTCGACCCGTCGGCAAAATGACGAATGCGTTGAAGGAGCTTGCCCAAGGGAATTTTGCAACGGAGCCATTGCTTATTAAAAATCGAGATGAAATCGGTGAAATGGCATCAGCCCTCAATGAAATGAAGGCAGATTTACGAAGTATCATTACCAACACAAGAGATTCATCGCGCCAGTTAGCTTCACAGGCCGAACAGTTGACGGCAAGCGCAGAGGAAAGTCTTGCCGCTTCCGAAATGGTCGCTGAAATCGCTGAAAAAAATTTATTATCAAGTGATATGCAAGTGAATCTCGTGCATGATTCAACAAAAGCGATGAATGCAATGGCTAACGGTATCAATCAAATTACAAATGACAATGAAGCAATGCTTGGTTCTTCAGATGAGGTATCCCGACTAGTAGGGGAAGGTGCTGCTCTCATGAAGGATGTAACAGATCAGATGTCTACCATCTCGACATCCATCCGCCAATCTGCTGATATTATAAGCGATTTGTCGGTACATTCGGAGAGCATCCGAAAAGTGACTGGGCTCATTAGGGGCATTGCTGAGCAGACGAATCTCTTAGCTTTGAATGCAGCAATCGAGGCGGCGCGTGCGGGAGAGCATGGCAAAGGCTTTGCTGTTGTGGCCAATGAAGTGAGGAATCTTGCTGAACAATCGAAAGCATCGGCGGAAGAAATCGGCCGAATGATTGACACCATTATTCAAAACGTCTCCTTGGCAGTAGACAGCACGGAAGTCGGTGCGGAACGTGTGAAAGAAGGATTAGGAATTACCGAAAAAACCAACACAGTCTTCCATCAAATCGAATTGGCATCAAACGACGTAAATAAGAAGGTTGAAACTGTTTCAGCAGCCATTGTTCAGATTCGCTCCATGAGTGAGCAAGTGACGGAAGGTGCTACAAAAGTCCAGGACCTTGCCATGCAAGCGTCAGTGGAAGCACAGTCGACGAGCGCAGCAACAGAAGAACAGTTAGCTTCAAATGAAGAAATTGCTTCAAGTGCGCAAACGCTATCAGAAGTAGCAGAAAAACTGCAAAATGATATGGGACGTTTTACAGTCTAA
- the helD gene encoding RNA polymerase recycling motor HelD produces MQKHPDFEFELQRLDYTKHYMQRLLEESMRDVQSSQDEIRHAMADLDYLDSSLSYINILTNTRFFEMARSQKEGLEAIQQKPYFARIHFQTEGEKDEFLYIGKTSVFHQETQEPIIVDWRSPVANVYYDGRLGDLTYKVRDEEISGHLFSKRQYKIEEGELIDILDIDLTTNDELLQEALAGKADVRLTEIVSTIQAEQNEIIRANLKQPIIVQGAAGSGKTTIALHRISYFLYTMGTDFPSEKLMILAPSRLFMEYIGDVLPELGVGRICQTTFAEYVLEATGLKLKLTDPNKKLELLTAIDSVNEDQLFIARMKGTLRYREIMQRYVDKLEQETAALFEDVYIEKYRIMRASRLKKLFLDDFNYMPLEKRTERIRLIMQTEVNRKRKQLYKLLSDKYEEALDKALYGIRDEEKRKARITRVMDERDERLPSIEKEGKKTVSSYMRRFKKFNIKKLYRDWLTNPQLHNELACHWSEMERDAFFSAHQKESWETEDLAALYYLHAKLKGVADEWKMRVVFIDEVQDYSEFQLSALQDGLETDMFTMVGDLAQGIHSYRALTSWEPVREMFPRATYTTLQKSYRTTIEIMQLANKVLEQMEEDLPLVEPVVRHGREPEFYDMPTLDTSKVKEIYEAILSRGHRSIALICKTRKESGVLYKQLEKSGMPVQLLGEDSDINGDCLLIVPSHLSKGLEFDAVIIAAFDEPFRDHPIDRKLLYVAMTRPMHELHLLSDSLLPLITSNMQKKTGEE; encoded by the coding sequence ATGCAGAAACATCCCGATTTTGAGTTTGAATTGCAGCGCCTTGACTACACGAAGCACTACATGCAAAGACTCCTGGAAGAGTCGATGCGTGATGTGCAATCCTCGCAAGATGAAATCCGGCATGCGATGGCCGACTTGGATTATTTGGATTCAAGTTTAAGCTACATTAACATTCTGACGAATACCCGATTTTTTGAAATGGCCCGCTCGCAGAAGGAAGGCCTCGAAGCGATCCAGCAGAAGCCATATTTCGCCCGTATCCATTTCCAGACGGAAGGGGAGAAGGATGAATTTCTCTATATCGGCAAAACGTCCGTCTTCCATCAGGAAACCCAAGAACCGATCATCGTCGACTGGCGTTCACCCGTCGCCAATGTTTACTATGATGGCAGGCTGGGAGACTTGACGTATAAAGTGCGAGACGAAGAAATCAGCGGACATCTCTTCTCGAAACGGCAGTATAAAATCGAAGAAGGAGAACTTATTGACATCCTTGATATCGATTTGACGACGAATGATGAATTGCTTCAAGAAGCTTTGGCAGGTAAGGCGGATGTCCGATTAACGGAAATCGTTTCGACAATCCAGGCAGAGCAGAATGAAATCATCCGAGCGAACTTGAAGCAGCCGATCATCGTTCAAGGCGCGGCAGGCAGTGGAAAAACGACGATTGCTCTTCACCGGATCTCCTATTTCCTCTATACGATGGGCACCGACTTCCCTTCGGAGAAGTTGATGATTCTGGCACCGAGCCGGCTGTTCATGGAATATATCGGAGATGTACTCCCTGAACTGGGCGTGGGACGGATTTGCCAAACCACTTTTGCTGAATACGTCTTGGAAGCGACAGGATTAAAGCTCAAATTGACCGATCCGAATAAAAAGCTGGAGTTGTTGACTGCGATAGATTCCGTGAATGAAGATCAACTTTTCATTGCAAGGATGAAGGGAACGCTCCGCTACCGTGAAATCATGCAAAGGTACGTGGATAAGCTGGAGCAGGAAACTGCAGCGCTCTTTGAAGATGTCTATATCGAAAAATACAGGATCATGCGGGCATCGCGTCTGAAGAAATTGTTCCTTGATGACTTCAACTATATGCCGCTTGAGAAGCGGACTGAGCGTATCAGACTCATCATGCAGACCGAAGTGAACCGGAAACGGAAACAGCTGTATAAGCTTTTATCCGACAAGTATGAAGAAGCGCTTGATAAAGCGCTGTACGGCATCCGGGATGAAGAAAAGCGAAAGGCGCGTATTACGAGGGTCATGGATGAACGTGATGAACGGCTTCCTTCTATTGAAAAGGAAGGGAAAAAGACGGTATCCTCCTATATGCGCAGATTTAAAAAGTTCAATATTAAAAAACTGTATAGGGATTGGCTTACAAATCCGCAATTACATAATGAACTGGCATGCCACTGGTCCGAAATGGAAAGGGATGCTTTTTTTTCCGCGCATCAAAAAGAATCATGGGAGACCGAAGACTTGGCTGCCCTCTATTATCTGCATGCAAAGTTGAAAGGTGTGGCGGATGAATGGAAAATGCGCGTCGTATTCATTGATGAAGTGCAGGATTACAGCGAATTCCAGCTGTCGGCATTACAGGACGGACTGGAAACGGATATGTTCACGATGGTTGGAGATCTAGCGCAAGGAATTCACAGCTACCGGGCATTGACGTCATGGGAGCCGGTGCGGGAAATGTTCCCGCGGGCAACTTACACGACGCTGCAAAAAAGCTACCGGACGACAATCGAGATTATGCAATTAGCGAACAAAGTTCTCGAGCAGATGGAGGAAGATTTGCCGCTCGTAGAACCGGTCGTCCGACACGGCAGGGAACCGGAATTTTATGATATGCCAACCCTCGATACGTCCAAAGTGAAGGAAATCTATGAAGCAATTCTTAGTAGGGGACACCGCTCGATTGCTTTAATATGTAAAACTCGAAAAGAGTCTGGGGTGCTTTACAAGCAACTTGAAAAGTCGGGCATGCCTGTCCAATTACTAGGCGAGGATTCCGACATAAACGGCGACTGCCTACTCATCGTGCCAAGCCACTTATCAAAAGGTCTCGAGTTCGACGCCGTCATCATCGCCGCTTTCGACGAACCATTTCGCGACCATCCAATCGATCGAAAGTTGTTATACGTAGCGATGACAAGGCCGATGCATGAACTCCATCTGCTATCCGACTCGCTATTGCCGTTGATAACGTCGAATATGCAAAAAAAGACGGGTGAAGAATAG
- a CDS encoding sodium:alanine symporter family protein — MDQILETIVGWLWGLPLIFTVLFVGLYFTIGSKLFQFSYLPHIFKSTFGRLFTKKDMDENAKGILTPFQAVSTAIGGSVGVGNIGGVATAIAVGGPGAVFWMWITALLGMMTKTVEVTLAVHYRGTDEKGNPYGGPTYYMEKGLGEEKKFKYWKIPAILFGFGIFTTFFITLQNYTVSEAVSSTFNIGMIPSSLIYVTLIYVVIYGGIKRIGEIASKLIPFMSIFYVLASLFIILKNFDQIIPVFGLIFESAFTGMAAVGGFTGAVIAQVIRMGVARAVYSNEAGWGTSPMIHSTAKTNHPIKQGMWGAMEVFIDTIIICSMTAFTIIITGAWSSGLDGAALTLSAFEIGIGETGRYIIALSVFLFGLTTTTGWYTYYEIILRHLFGGEKKVKVKNKTIFFYKWLYPIPGLLMVVYAVYYDMPGKAVWYFADITTAIPTFINLIVIMVLSKKFFELLRDYKARHLNIGTIDPNFNVFYEDKSKK, encoded by the coding sequence ATGGATCAGATACTAGAAACAATTGTCGGGTGGTTATGGGGACTGCCACTCATTTTCACAGTGTTATTCGTCGGACTTTATTTCACAATCGGGAGCAAGCTTTTCCAGTTCAGTTATTTGCCGCATATTTTCAAGTCCACATTTGGGAGATTGTTTACTAAGAAAGATATGGACGAGAATGCAAAAGGCATTTTAACCCCGTTTCAAGCAGTAAGTACAGCGATTGGCGGTAGTGTTGGCGTCGGAAATATTGGTGGTGTGGCAACGGCCATCGCTGTAGGCGGACCAGGTGCTGTCTTCTGGATGTGGATTACTGCCCTTTTAGGCATGATGACAAAGACGGTCGAAGTGACATTAGCTGTCCATTATCGAGGGACGGATGAAAAAGGGAATCCGTACGGCGGACCGACTTATTATATGGAAAAAGGATTAGGTGAAGAGAAGAAGTTCAAGTACTGGAAGATTCCAGCCATCCTTTTCGGTTTCGGTATATTCACTACGTTTTTTATTACTCTTCAAAACTATACGGTTTCTGAAGCTGTCAGCTCTACATTCAATATCGGTATGATTCCGTCTTCGCTTATTTACGTCACTCTTATTTACGTGGTCATCTATGGGGGCATTAAGCGGATTGGGGAAATCGCGTCAAAACTTATCCCATTCATGAGCATTTTTTATGTATTGGCGTCGCTCTTCATCATCCTTAAGAATTTCGATCAAATCATTCCTGTCTTCGGACTTATTTTCGAAAGCGCATTTACAGGAATGGCCGCTGTAGGCGGATTTACAGGTGCGGTCATCGCACAAGTGATCCGGATGGGGGTTGCACGGGCGGTATACAGCAATGAAGCCGGCTGGGGGACTTCGCCGATGATTCACTCCACAGCGAAAACAAATCATCCAATCAAGCAAGGAATGTGGGGCGCCATGGAAGTATTCATCGATACGATTATCATCTGTTCGATGACCGCTTTCACTATTATTATTACCGGTGCTTGGTCGTCCGGATTGGATGGCGCTGCTTTAACATTATCCGCATTCGAAATCGGCATCGGAGAAACAGGCAGGTATATCATCGCACTTTCAGTCTTCCTATTCGGTTTGACGACGACGACCGGCTGGTACACTTATTACGAAATCATCTTGCGCCATCTATTCGGCGGAGAGAAGAAGGTCAAAGTGAAAAATAAAACGATTTTCTTCTATAAATGGCTCTATCCAATCCCGGGCTTACTTATGGTTGTCTATGCCGTCTATTACGATATGCCTGGTAAGGCGGTCTGGTATTTTGCGGACATCACGACTGCAATTCCTACATTTATCAACTTGATTGTCATTATGGTGTTAAGTAAGAAGTTCTTTGAATTGCTGCGCGATTATAAGGCAAGGCATTTGAATATCGGAACAATTGACCCGAATTTCAATGTGTTTTATGAGGATAAGAGTAAAAAGTAA
- a CDS encoding GNAT family N-acetyltransferase, whose amino-acid sequence MPHVYYFWGFPDEKTMDGIGQLHNKIFANADEFVKKVPLQPNVLFVVAVEDNQVVGYKIGYSLSPDRYYSWYGGVHEAYRGRGIALRLMQLQHRLVKESGYETIETKTRNKWREMLILNIKYGFDITETFTDDEGIHRIILEKKLLGQEER is encoded by the coding sequence ATGCCACACGTTTACTATTTCTGGGGATTTCCTGATGAAAAAACAATGGATGGGATTGGGCAATTACATAATAAGATTTTTGCTAACGCTGATGAATTTGTGAAAAAGGTTCCATTACAGCCGAATGTCCTTTTTGTAGTTGCCGTTGAAGACAATCAAGTAGTCGGTTATAAGATTGGATATAGTCTTTCACCGGACCGCTATTACAGTTGGTACGGGGGAGTTCATGAGGCATACAGGGGAAGAGGGATTGCCTTAAGGCTTATGCAGCTCCAACATCGTCTCGTCAAGGAATCTGGATATGAAACGATCGAAACGAAGACAAGAAATAAGTGGAGAGAGATGTTGATATTGAATATCAAATATGGCTTCGATATAACTGAAACTTTTACTGACGATGAGGGGATTCATCGAATCATATTGGAAAAAAAGCTGCTAGGTCAGGAAGAAAGGTGA
- a CDS encoding TSUP family transporter has product MEYISLFFIGAIATTIGTLAGGGGLISLPAMLLLGVPIHSAIGANKVSNTVSSFSSFLVLLKHKQISLRESFWIIPVSLVGGVSGGFIATMLSENHLYILAIILLSFAFITSFIGKGDFDGQEKLKFSKVSVPGLYGIGIYDGLFGPGQGTLMLYLFGHLKVAYIRAVAYVRLATFASCFGAAITYIAAGKIIWPLTLMLMLGSITGAQTGVRIAEKLKPKFVKPILRVVTVALILQIIVENIG; this is encoded by the coding sequence ATGGAATACATTTCACTCTTTTTCATTGGGGCCATTGCAACGACAATCGGTACGTTGGCAGGGGGAGGGGGTCTCATCAGTCTTCCCGCGATGCTGCTGCTCGGCGTTCCAATTCATTCTGCGATCGGTGCGAATAAAGTATCGAACACGGTCAGCTCGTTCTCAAGCTTTCTTGTCCTTTTGAAGCACAAACAGATTTCATTGCGTGAATCATTTTGGATTATCCCTGTAAGTCTTGTAGGTGGGGTTAGCGGAGGGTTCATCGCAACGATGCTTTCAGAAAATCATTTATATATATTGGCGATCATTCTTCTATCGTTTGCCTTCATTACATCGTTCATCGGAAAAGGGGACTTCGATGGACAGGAAAAATTGAAATTCAGTAAAGTGAGTGTACCCGGGCTGTATGGAATCGGGATATACGACGGACTATTCGGTCCAGGTCAAGGCACGTTGATGCTTTATTTATTCGGCCATTTGAAAGTGGCTTATATACGGGCAGTCGCCTACGTTCGTCTTGCAACATTTGCAAGCTGTTTTGGTGCTGCGATCACCTATATTGCAGCCGGTAAAATCATTTGGCCACTTACGCTTATGTTAATGTTGGGGTCAATTACCGGTGCTCAGACAGGGGTGCGCATCGCGGAAAAACTTAAACCGAAGTTTGTAAAGCCAATATTGCGGGTTGTGACAGTCGCGTTGATCTTACAAATTATTGTAGAGAATATCGGATAA
- a CDS encoding H-type small acid-soluble spore protein produces MDSQRARQIVSSPDEIMVSYNGVSVWIDKVHEDDRTATVHLRQAMEERSEVAISELKEH; encoded by the coding sequence TTGGATAGCCAACGTGCACGTCAGATTGTGTCGTCACCGGATGAGATCATGGTCAGTTATAATGGTGTTTCTGTATGGATTGATAAGGTCCACGAAGATGATCGGACCGCTACGGTTCATTTGCGCCAAGCGATGGAGGAAAGATCGGAAGTTGCAATTTCGGAATTGAAGGAGCATTGA
- a CDS encoding DUF421 domain-containing protein, which produces MDFFYGQETLTDIQWVLRAVIAFFFLLLASKLMGERSISQLRLIDFTIALIIGNILAHPLSDENLGMKGSLITTTVLITLYISSVYATLKWGKLRKIVEPSPYPLIKHGEIVYPNLKKARITIDHLLSELRKDKIEDIQKVALALWEPDGTISFFLSPHHQALTPQVMQLVTNPFSFPTIVVKEGRIDLESLKSASKDMDWLQNKLTLYNVQASDILLATVDGSDNFKIYLYE; this is translated from the coding sequence ATGGATTTTTTCTATGGGCAGGAAACATTAACAGACATTCAATGGGTGCTGCGTGCGGTGATCGCTTTTTTCTTTTTATTACTCGCATCAAAGTTGATGGGCGAGCGCTCCATATCCCAGCTAAGATTAATCGACTTTACGATCGCCTTAATTATCGGAAATATTTTAGCTCACCCACTGTCCGATGAAAATTTAGGGATGAAAGGTTCATTAATTACGACAACTGTGTTGATCACCCTGTATATTTCTTCGGTATATGCAACGTTGAAATGGGGGAAGTTGCGTAAGATAGTGGAACCGTCCCCTTACCCCCTCATCAAGCATGGGGAAATCGTCTATCCAAACTTAAAAAAAGCGCGGATTACAATCGACCATTTGCTATCAGAACTGCGAAAAGACAAAATCGAAGATATACAGAAAGTAGCATTGGCATTATGGGAACCGGATGGGACGATTTCATTCTTCCTGTCCCCGCATCATCAAGCATTGACCCCTCAAGTTATGCAACTCGTTACGAATCCATTTTCCTTTCCAACGATAGTTGTGAAAGAAGGAAGGATTGACTTGGAGTCGTTGAAGAGCGCAAGCAAAGATATGGATTGGTTGCAGAACAAATTGACACTTTATAATGTCCAAGCTTCAGACATATTATTGGCGACCGTTGACGGAAGCGATAACTTCAAGATTTACCTATATGAGTAA
- a CDS encoding DUF3243 domain-containing protein, with protein sequence MEMKDKVQKELAKIDGEDKDQILENFNRFKQYLSEKVELGEKMGLSDEKLAKTTEIVAGYLANHEEPRNREEKVLMELWKSGSKEEQHVLSHLLLEMVRRS encoded by the coding sequence ATGGAAATGAAAGATAAAGTACAAAAGGAACTGGCAAAGATTGATGGCGAAGATAAAGATCAAATTTTGGAGAACTTCAATCGATTCAAACAGTACCTCTCCGAAAAAGTGGAGCTAGGTGAGAAAATGGGCTTGAGTGATGAAAAGCTTGCGAAAACGACTGAAATCGTTGCAGGTTATCTCGCCAATCACGAAGAACCTCGTAACCGTGAAGAAAAAGTTCTTATGGAGCTTTGGAAATCCGGCTCTAAAGAAGAGCAACACGTGCTTTCACATCTTCTTTTAGAAATGGTTAGGAGATCTTAA
- a CDS encoding cupin domain-containing protein, which produces MYFVPHTYPYQNPYYQPMYCYGTQAGYWAIPVMEGYGNGLGSLRSSDGDDNIMLRDYGANPFVVNINEATKQNSTFRTALWTGKHLQVTLMSIDVGEDIGLEMHPDVDQFLRVEQGQGIVRMGKSKDNLNFERSVYDDSAILLPAGTWHNLINTGNIPLRLYSIYAPPNHPFGTVHVTKADALAAEEGYGHNNSSNG; this is translated from the coding sequence ATGTATTTTGTTCCACATACGTATCCGTATCAAAATCCTTATTACCAACCGATGTATTGCTATGGAACGCAGGCTGGGTATTGGGCTATCCCTGTCATGGAAGGATACGGAAATGGACTTGGTTCTCTGCGCTCTTCAGACGGTGATGACAATATTATGTTAAGAGACTACGGCGCGAATCCGTTTGTCGTCAATATTAATGAAGCTACAAAACAGAACAGTACTTTCCGTACCGCTTTATGGACCGGAAAACATTTACAAGTTACTTTGATGAGTATTGATGTCGGTGAAGATATCGGTTTGGAAATGCACCCAGACGTCGACCAATTCTTGCGCGTTGAACAAGGGCAGGGGATTGTTCGAATGGGCAAGAGTAAAGACAATTTAAACTTTGAAAGAAGTGTCTATGATGATTCTGCAATTTTGCTGCCCGCTGGAACATGGCATAATCTCATAAACACAGGGAATATTCCGCTAAGACTATACTCGATATACGCTCCCCCTAACCATCCATTTGGAACTGTCCATGTGACGAAAGCGGATGCATTGGCTGCTGAGGAAGGTTACGGTCATAACAATTCGTCTAATGGCTGA